A single region of the Syngnathus typhle isolate RoL2023-S1 ecotype Sweden unplaced genomic scaffold, RoL_Styp_1.0 HiC_scaffold_27, whole genome shotgun sequence genome encodes:
- the LOC133147029 gene encoding uncharacterized protein LOC133147029: protein MVSKDLFAYVSTRLKQIKGIDLPFGGMSVLAVGDFFQLPPVRQSKPLCVYDPTRLDHWRDNFKKITLTDIMRQKDDAAFAEVLNRLRVKDRSRELSEPDASLLATRYASPVTCPKNILHIFATNKQVDGHNSAMLNLLHKDVVQIDADDYKKDKKTGRMARQATPVRGPKNGLPDSIKVAVGARVMITRNIDVQAGLCNGTFAKVVQLVNYPNEARVQKLGLELDCVAKTRSAENSVFIDRQEERMQNTGVVRRQFPVKLAFACTIHKVQGMTTSEAAVSLKGVFEHGMGYVALSRVTSLSGLHILHMDERKIHANPEITAALAEMTEDSLDGVMPLFHVMPRVDKAKDLIVVHHNTEGLSCHVQDIACHHELRFADVLCLTETHLRGSAAACLEGYTMFHRNRSDSYTTCPDLATKPGGGVGICVKSHIAAQEKKYVQGVTDIEFVAVKLEAPINLLIAAVYRPPGHSLRAFLPSLGNLLRYLEVMDHHQILVCGDFNEDALSASYKPVLELFCSKGYTQLITTATTDKNTLIDLIFVSRPQCALYSGVLQTYYSYHNPVFCVLNTERVSFIWRKQFDPQWRPEVNILHKDLEDAKTSSVDQ from the exons atggtgtcaaaAGACCTTTTTGCCTACGTGAGTACcagattgaaacaaatcaaaggaatcgaTTTACCTTTTGGCGGTATGTCTGTGCTTGCTgtcggagatttctttcagctccctcctgtGAGACAATCCAAACctttgtgcgtgtacgatcctactcggctggaccactggcgcgacaacttcaaaaagatcacgctcacggacatcatgaggcagaaagatgaTGCCGCCTTTGCCGAAGTGCTGAacagactccgcgtcaaagacagGTCTCGCGAACTGTCGGAACCGGACGCATCTCTGCTTGCTACGAGGTACGCTTCTCCAGTAACGTGTCCAAAGAATATTCTGCatatttttgccaccaataagcaGGTAGACGGCCATAATTCCGCGATGCtgaatctgcttcataaggacgttGTGCAAATCGACgccgatgactacaagaaagacaaaaaaaccggcagaatggcaaggcaagcgacCCCTGTCCGAGGACCTAAGAACGGGTTGCCCGACTCGATCAAAGTCGCCGTCGGCGCCCGCGTCATGATCACACGCAatattgatgttcaagcaggtctgtgcaacgggacatTTGCAAAAGTTGTGCAATTGGTGAATTACCCAAACGAAGCGCGTGTACAGAAACTCGGGCTGGAGCTAGATTGTGTCGCTAAGACGAGAAGTGCTGAGAATTCTGTGttcattgacagacaggaggagaggATGCAGAATACCGGAGTGGTGCGCCGGCAGTTTCCCGTTAAGCTTGCTTTTGCTTGCACGATCcataaggtacaaggcatgacaacatctGAGGCCGcggtttcgctgaaaggcgttttcgaacacggcatgggctacgtagctctgagtagagtgacttcgctcagcggtcttcatattctgcatatggatgagagaaaaatTCATGCAAATCcggaaatcactgctgctcttgctgagatgacagaggattctttggacggCGTGATGCCCCTGTTTCACGTGATGCCGAGGGTGGATAAAGCAAAGGACCTGatcgtcgtccatcataacaccgaagggctgtcttgtcacgtgcaggaTATCGCGTGTCACCACGAACTgcgttttgctgatgttttgtgcctcACAGAAACGCACCTCCGAGGATCTGCGGccgcctgcttggaaggctataCCATGTTTCACAGGAATCGAAGTGATTCTTATACAACCTGTCCCGACTTGGCGACAAAACccggtggcggcgtaggtatttgtgtcaaaagtcacatcgcggcccaggaaaagaaatacgtacagggtgtgaccgataTTGAATTTGTTGCGGTGAAACTGGAAGCTCCCATCAATTTGTTGAtcgctgccgtttacaggcctcccgGGCACAGTCTGCGCgcatttctgccaagcttgggaaacctGTTGCGTTATCTTGAAGTCATGGACCATCaccagatcttggtatgtggcgATTTTAACGAAGATGCGCTCTCCGCCTCGTACAAGCCCGTCCTTgaattgttttgctcaaagggtTACACGCagctcataaccactgctaccactgacaaaaacacattgatcgacctaatttttgtctctcgacctcagtgtgctctttattcaggtgtcctgcaaacgtactacagctatcataatcctgttttctgtgtcttgaatactgaaag AGTTtcttttatctggcgaaagcagttcgacccacaatggaggccagaggtaaacattctccacaaagaccttgaggaTGCAAAAACTTCCAGCGTGGACCAATGA